In uncultured Desulfobacter sp., one DNA window encodes the following:
- a CDS encoding GTP-binding protein, with amino-acid sequence MALRFVIVAGPPSSGKTSVMMQVIRHLQQENLKVSACKIDCLETSDDRRYQSLGISVCIGLSDYICPDHFYVANLEEVWEWAENQNTDVLILETAGLCHRCAPAVEGCLTVCVVDNLVGLDTPKKIGPMLSTADMIVITKGDVVSQAEREVFSHQVECVNNKARVIHINGLNGQGSLRLKREILEMNPLQCITGRQLKYPMPAAICSYCAGETIVGSAYQMGNVKKIDFGENP; translated from the coding sequence TTGGCCCTAAGATTTGTTATTGTAGCCGGTCCGCCGTCCTCCGGGAAAACATCCGTCATGATGCAGGTCATAAGGCATCTGCAGCAAGAGAACCTCAAGGTTTCGGCATGCAAGATTGATTGTCTTGAAACCTCAGATGACAGGCGTTATCAAAGCCTGGGTATCTCGGTTTGTATTGGGCTCAGTGACTACATTTGCCCGGATCATTTTTATGTGGCCAACCTGGAAGAGGTGTGGGAATGGGCAGAAAATCAAAACACCGATGTGCTGATTCTTGAAACCGCAGGGCTATGCCACAGGTGTGCCCCGGCGGTTGAGGGATGCTTGACCGTCTGCGTTGTGGATAATCTGGTAGGGCTTGATACGCCTAAAAAAATTGGTCCTATGCTGAGTACGGCGGATATGATTGTCATAACCAAGGGCGATGTTGTTTCCCAGGCGGAAAGAGAGGTCTTTAGCCATCAGGTGGAATGTGTGAACAATAAAGCCCGGGTTATCCATATCAACGGCCTGAACGGCCAAGGTTCCCTTCGGCTAAAAAGAGAAATTTTGGAAATGAATCCTCTGCAATGCATTACCGGTAGACAGTTGAAATACCCCATGCCGGCTGCCATCTGTTCCTATTGTGCCGGAGAGACCATTGTC